The following proteins are co-located in the Pseudoalteromonas sp. N1230-9 genome:
- a CDS encoding PKD domain-containing protein, producing MDIKNIALSITFSFLFLVGCGGSSGEDNPPQSIPEAPTDTPVANTLPTLSLSPEVEVNELTEVIINAEATDSDGTITSIKWEQISGEPVSLSDTDKLILSFTSPKVLAYEVEKSFTFKLVVTDDQAASAEAEVNVKVIPTNNVPVAEAGDNKTFLENELVSLSCDESYDPDGSAISYSWEQVEGPQVKVLSADTCNPSFELPQGASQLSFKLTVEDEDKTTSSDLVSIVGKEYSGTVNSFNKESLIFRDEYSSDSTYSFSASVEKGIAFTSDNSRLKALDISDPYNIRAFGWESAQNGYQASVIFDDLLIAEGRTGLWFYDISDISNINLVSSIENAFQNKKFARYKNIVYVSSSEFGIEAIDISNLTSPRYIDSNTLNESLSGVNDLKIKGDFLYVATESEGLKVFNVSTPLESILVAELPCDCSFKQIEINENIAALTGSKQSLLLVDISLPTQLSVISETSVSSQNIAMAFAKNVIAVGDSSESVRFLDISDPKFPKWVGKLPNTIASKWLTFHEDTLLLVDYFSSSLESFDISSLSGPLTKEYQVDQNFQLNSLVVEDEVLYLSSKDNRLIIKDAFNYEQPEVLSEVTVSKANKLLISEDLLFVGTQSEGLHILNVSDKRAPFSVGNIPSANPVNALAVKGDKLLINTANSNLVLYDISEPSESVDKSLLHGLASRGGAISDISISGNTVHVAAENEAAIININENNELNKQGYFFKDWFGDDSWHYVSIVSYKDYVYLLSKYYGLRILNISEPENIIEEARLLNISGTSLKLIGNELYVVDPETGISKYSIKAPSSPKLLSSYITSDYVTDIAIQGDKIFNMEWSRDPTAYYYNYSLPKNGYSVFDFDKLLNVTGGKARATAGSNLTYDVTWDFDGKIKLDCIVSGGECEVALDTQNNSAKVLWNTPVSKGEYQISILIGNTSFFNSYEDMLILD from the coding sequence ATGGATATTAAAAATATCGCACTATCTATCACATTTAGTTTTTTATTTTTAGTCGGTTGTGGTGGTAGTAGTGGTGAAGACAACCCTCCACAAAGCATTCCAGAAGCGCCTACTGATACCCCAGTGGCGAATACTTTACCCACTTTAAGTTTGAGTCCCGAAGTAGAAGTTAATGAATTAACTGAGGTTATAATTAATGCAGAGGCAACAGATTCCGATGGAACAATTACTTCAATAAAGTGGGAACAAATTTCAGGAGAGCCAGTCTCTTTAAGTGATACTGATAAGTTGATACTTTCGTTCACATCACCAAAAGTCTTAGCTTATGAAGTTGAAAAGTCGTTTACTTTTAAGTTAGTTGTTACGGATGATCAAGCTGCATCCGCTGAAGCAGAAGTGAATGTTAAAGTTATCCCTACTAACAACGTTCCTGTTGCTGAAGCTGGAGATAATAAGACTTTCCTAGAAAATGAATTAGTCAGCTTAAGTTGTGATGAAAGCTACGATCCAGATGGTTCTGCTATAAGCTATAGCTGGGAACAAGTAGAGGGACCTCAGGTTAAAGTACTTAGTGCAGATACCTGTAACCCCTCATTTGAATTGCCTCAAGGGGCAAGTCAGCTAAGTTTTAAGTTGACAGTAGAAGATGAGGATAAAACCACCTCTTCTGACTTAGTGAGCATTGTTGGTAAGGAGTATTCGGGTACAGTAAATAGCTTTAATAAAGAAAGTTTAATTTTTCGTGATGAGTACTCTAGTGACTCAACCTACTCTTTTTCTGCAAGTGTAGAAAAAGGCATCGCTTTTACCTCGGATAACAGCCGATTAAAAGCTTTAGATATATCTGACCCTTACAATATTCGAGCGTTCGGTTGGGAGAGTGCTCAAAATGGTTATCAGGCGAGTGTAATTTTTGATGATCTATTGATTGCTGAGGGAAGAACTGGACTTTGGTTCTATGATATAAGCGACATTTCAAATATAAATCTTGTAAGTTCTATTGAAAATGCTTTCCAAAACAAAAAATTTGCTAGGTATAAAAATATAGTTTATGTATCTTCAAGTGAATTTGGGATTGAAGCGATTGATATTTCTAATTTAACATCGCCTCGCTATATAGATAGCAATACCTTAAATGAGAGTCTTTCTGGAGTTAATGACTTAAAAATTAAAGGAGATTTTTTATATGTTGCAACTGAAAGTGAGGGGTTGAAGGTATTTAATGTATCAACGCCACTTGAGTCTATTTTAGTGGCTGAGTTACCTTGTGATTGCTCTTTCAAACAAATCGAAATAAATGAGAATATAGCAGCATTAACTGGTTCAAAACAAAGCTTGCTGCTCGTTGATATTTCATTACCTACACAATTGAGCGTCATTTCAGAAACAAGCGTATCATCCCAAAATATTGCTATGGCTTTTGCTAAAAACGTTATTGCGGTTGGTGATAGCTCCGAAAGTGTCCGTTTTTTAGATATATCTGATCCTAAATTTCCTAAATGGGTAGGTAAGTTACCAAACACTATAGCCTCAAAATGGCTAACTTTTCATGAAGACACTTTGCTTTTAGTAGACTATTTTAGTTCAAGCCTAGAAAGTTTTGACATTTCTTCTCTTTCAGGTCCTCTAACAAAAGAATATCAAGTTGATCAAAATTTTCAGTTAAACTCACTGGTCGTTGAAGATGAGGTTTTATACTTATCTAGCAAAGATAATAGATTAATTATTAAAGATGCCTTTAATTATGAACAGCCAGAAGTATTAAGTGAAGTTACAGTTTCTAAAGCGAATAAACTTCTAATTAGTGAAGATTTATTGTTTGTTGGTACTCAGAGCGAAGGTTTACATATCCTTAATGTTAGTGATAAGAGAGCTCCTTTTTCAGTGGGTAATATCCCATCGGCTAACCCAGTAAATGCTTTGGCTGTGAAGGGTGATAAACTTCTAATTAATACAGCTAATTCAAACCTAGTTTTATATGATATAAGTGAACCTAGTGAATCAGTAGATAAGTCATTATTACATGGTTTAGCATCTAGAGGTGGGGCAATTTCTGATATATCCATCTCTGGAAATACAGTTCACGTTGCTGCTGAAAATGAAGCTGCGATTATCAATATTAATGAAAATAATGAGCTCAACAAACAAGGGTATTTTTTTAAAGATTGGTTTGGAGATGATAGCTGGCACTATGTCTCAATTGTTTCCTATAAAGATTACGTATATTTGTTGAGTAAATATTATGGACTAAGGATACTGAACATTTCAGAACCCGAAAACATTATTGAAGAAGCACGCCTACTGAATATTTCTGGAACTAGTTTAAAGTTAATTGGTAATGAGCTGTATGTGGTTGATCCAGAAACTGGCATTTCAAAGTACTCTATAAAAGCACCCAGCAGTCCAAAATTGTTAAGTAGTTACATAACAAGTGATTATGTTACAGATATAGCGATTCAAGGAGATAAGATCTTTAATATGGAGTGGAGTAGGGATCCGACTGCTTATTATTACAACTACTCTTTGCCTAAGAATGGATACTCTGTTTTTGATTTTGATAAGTTACTCAACGTGACTGGTGGTAAAGCAAGAGCAACTGCAGGTTCGAATTTAACTTATGATGTAACTTGGGATTTTGACGGTAAAATAAAGCTGGATTGTATTGTGAGTGGAGGGGAATGTGAAGTGGCTCTCGATACACAAAATAACAGTGCTAAAGTCTTGTGGAACACTCCTGTTAGTAAAGGTGAATATCAAATTTCGATATTAATAGGTAATACCAGCTTTTTTAACTCATATGAAGACATGTTAATTTTAGATTGA
- a CDS encoding TolC family protein codes for MNWQYKPSLLALSVILLSACASQPTHNERVAELETVPSAWQQLPASDKVLAVEDNWLQQLHDPQVFTLVEQALAHNQTILQAGYDVAIKEQQLIATGADLWPSLDLSTRASRSKDNRPVSYNNASSASLELSYEVDLWGKLSASERQANLEYLAEKATFAQSKQKLVADVVSGWFDVITNQKLLELYKQREQNAEQNLSIIESGYRQGLNEALDVYLARNELNTERSNIAAQQATIIKSIRDLERLTGQYPTGALSVSADLPLLDSAIPLGLPSELITRKPELMASWYQLLSTDAGLAYAHRQRFPSLNLSASISDSTDRVSDLFSPSSLAWSLIGSISMPLFEGGRLKANEEQARLNVKRQEQAYLATLYDAFNDVETAISQEQALKVRYEKTLEAQENAIAAERLSFEQYQSGLVTYTTVLDAQDRSFNAQSSVIEIKNQLIINRINLHIALGGDFSEANSEVAEQ; via the coding sequence ATGAATTGGCAATATAAGCCGAGTTTATTGGCTTTAAGTGTAATTTTGCTAAGTGCATGTGCGAGCCAGCCGACTCACAATGAGCGAGTTGCTGAGCTTGAGACTGTGCCAAGTGCATGGCAGCAATTACCAGCGAGTGACAAGGTGCTTGCTGTTGAAGATAACTGGTTGCAGCAATTACACGATCCTCAAGTTTTTACTTTAGTTGAGCAAGCATTAGCCCATAACCAAACGATTTTACAAGCGGGTTACGATGTAGCGATTAAAGAGCAGCAGCTTATTGCTACTGGGGCAGATTTATGGCCCAGCCTTGATTTATCAACACGTGCTAGCCGAAGTAAAGATAATCGTCCTGTTAGCTACAACAACGCCAGTTCAGCATCATTAGAGTTAAGCTACGAAGTTGATTTATGGGGTAAATTATCGGCTTCAGAACGACAAGCAAACCTTGAATACCTAGCTGAAAAAGCCACATTTGCGCAAAGCAAACAAAAATTAGTGGCTGATGTAGTATCAGGTTGGTTTGATGTAATCACAAATCAAAAACTGCTCGAACTTTATAAACAGCGCGAACAAAATGCCGAACAGAATCTATCGATCATTGAGTCTGGTTATCGCCAAGGTTTAAATGAAGCGCTCGACGTCTATCTTGCTCGTAATGAGCTAAATACTGAGCGCTCGAACATTGCCGCGCAGCAAGCAACTATAATTAAATCGATCCGTGATTTAGAGCGTTTAACAGGCCAATACCCTACTGGCGCGTTAAGCGTTAGCGCAGATTTACCACTACTCGATAGTGCCATTCCACTTGGTTTACCTTCAGAGCTTATTACTCGCAAACCGGAGTTAATGGCAAGCTGGTATCAATTACTTAGTACCGATGCTGGGCTTGCTTATGCGCATAGACAGCGTTTTCCGAGCTTAAACCTTTCTGCATCAATCAGTGATAGCACAGATAGAGTGAGCGACTTATTTTCGCCTTCAAGCTTAGCGTGGTCGTTGATTGGTAGTATTTCGATGCCGCTTTTTGAAGGTGGCCGCTTAAAAGCCAATGAAGAACAAGCAAGGTTAAACGTTAAGCGCCAAGAGCAGGCGTATCTTGCCACACTTTATGATGCCTTTAACGATGTTGAAACAGCCATCAGCCAAGAACAAGCGCTTAAAGTACGCTACGAAAAAACCTTAGAAGCGCAAGAAAACGCTATTGCTGCAGAGCGTTTGTCTTTTGAACAATATCAAAGTGGTTTGGTTACCTACACCACGGTACTTGATGCGCAAGACCGTTCGTTCAATGCGCAAAGTTCGGTAATCGAAATTAAAAACCAGTTAATTATCAACAGAATCAACTTACATATTGCCCTTGGTGGTGATTTTAGTGAAGCAAACAGCGAAGTAGCAGAGCAATAA
- a CDS encoding efflux RND transporter periplasmic adaptor subunit, giving the protein MNSKTRKILIPLVVIVVTVLLVMFIKGNPPKANRFSSPPKAKVNVAVKTLTPETYQVMIDSFGTVKPRTQSMLVAQASGQIIEISEQFREGGFFEKGDVLLQLDDRDHRAEVKSAQAALLTAEQSLLEEQARGRQAVTDWERLGKGEQASSLVLRKPQLAAAEASVLSAQATLEKAKLDLERTKITAPYAGRVLSRSVDLGQVVSNNMELASIYAIDRVEIRLPIKNKDLPFINLPEQFRDGAKNSAGSLVKFSSDLVGKQQWQGQVIRTEGAIDESAQQLYVVAQINDPYKATSANQYPIKIGQYIKAQITGKAIENAIVIPNSAIYQGTYVYVEEQGVLRRKNISLAWQNATQAMVAEGLSAGDHLVITPLGQVSSGTQVTVMGSEAYQATRGKAQRPSREELEKQAKEQGITVEKLIEQRRAARKQGAQ; this is encoded by the coding sequence ATGAATAGCAAGACACGTAAAATTTTAATTCCATTGGTAGTGATCGTTGTAACGGTACTGCTTGTCATGTTTATAAAAGGCAACCCGCCAAAGGCTAACCGCTTTTCTTCACCGCCAAAAGCAAAAGTGAATGTGGCTGTTAAAACCTTAACACCAGAAACCTATCAGGTGATGATTGATAGTTTTGGCACCGTAAAACCACGTACGCAAAGTATGCTAGTCGCGCAGGCTTCAGGGCAAATTATCGAAATTAGTGAGCAATTTCGTGAAGGTGGCTTTTTTGAAAAAGGCGATGTGTTGTTGCAACTAGATGATAGAGATCACCGCGCCGAAGTAAAATCAGCACAAGCGGCTTTATTAACCGCTGAGCAAAGCCTACTCGAAGAGCAAGCGCGTGGTCGCCAAGCAGTTACCGATTGGGAACGCTTAGGTAAAGGTGAACAAGCAAGTAGCTTGGTACTGCGTAAGCCACAACTTGCAGCGGCCGAAGCAAGTGTGTTGTCTGCTCAAGCGACGCTTGAAAAAGCAAAACTTGATTTAGAGCGTACAAAAATCACGGCACCATACGCGGGGCGAGTTTTAAGCCGCAGCGTAGATTTAGGTCAAGTGGTGAGTAATAACATGGAACTTGCCAGTATTTATGCGATTGACCGTGTTGAAATTCGCTTACCAATCAAAAATAAAGATCTGCCGTTCATTAACTTACCAGAACAATTTCGTGATGGTGCTAAAAATAGTGCCGGTTCACTCGTTAAATTTAGCTCAGATCTTGTTGGTAAACAGCAATGGCAAGGTCAAGTTATTCGCACCGAAGGGGCCATTGATGAAAGCGCGCAGCAGCTTTATGTGGTTGCACAAATTAATGACCCTTACAAAGCCACTTCAGCTAATCAATACCCAATTAAAATTGGTCAGTACATCAAAGCACAAATTACCGGCAAGGCGATTGAAAATGCCATTGTGATCCCAAACAGTGCAATTTACCAAGGCACCTATGTTTATGTTGAAGAGCAAGGTGTACTGCGTCGCAAAAACATCTCACTGGCTTGGCAAAACGCGACTCAAGCTATGGTTGCCGAAGGCTTATCAGCAGGAGATCACTTAGTGATTACGCCGCTAGGTCAAGTTAGCTCAGGTACCCAAGTGACGGTAATGGGAAGCGAAGCGTATCAAGCTACGCGTGGTAAAGCACAGCGTCCAAGCCGTGAAGAGCTTGAAAAGCAAGCAAAAGAGCAAGGTATTACCGTTGAAAAATTAATTGAACAACGCCGCGCTGCTCGTAAGCAAGGAGCGCAATAA
- a CDS encoding efflux RND transporter permease subunit has translation MIAWFTKNHVAANLLLISILLAGLFSVSTQIPLEVFPSFEADRISVSVTLRGSTPEDVEKGVAIRIEEAVQDLEGIKRITSRSSEGSASVSIEVDTGYDPRELLADIKSRVDAINTFPVDAEKPVVALAQRTREVIAVTVSSEYGEKETLEYAEHVRDDLLRLPEITQVELSGVRDYEIAIEVSQDTLRQYDLRLSDISSAISNSSTDVSAGNLKTEGGDVLIRSKGQAYRKDEFAQVVVKYQADGTIIRLGDIARITDDFEETPVRTRFNGKQAAFIDVYRIGPQSAIEVADAVKNYITEHQSQLPEGFELSFWDDDSEIVKSRIATLTTNAIQGGILVLALLTLFLRPAIAFWVFIGIPVSFMGAFLAMPIFGITLNVMSLFGFILVLGIVVDDAIVTGENVYTHLKTAESGEQAAIRGTQEVATPVTFGVLTTVAAFLPLAFIEGNRGALFAQIPVVVIPVLLFSLIESKFVLPAHLKYLKLRSEKANPSKLQQFQQRFADGFEHAIMKYYQPLLNVALKNKLATVSLFVGIFFIILTLITSGWTKFIFFPRIPSETVRAELTFPAGTPFEVTNKYIIDMSDKAKELQDKYRDEDGQSVILNILATTGGRGGSSNTGSVRFEITPAEKRESDIGSRELASEWRDLIGIIPGAESVTFRAEFGRSSDPIDVQLSGSSIDTLEAVAEKVKERLATYPTVYEIADSMSDGKDELQIELTEQGLALGLNRVDVSQQVRNSFFGAQVQRIQRGRDDVRVMVRLPIEERRSVADLTDILIKTPTGGTVPLSHVATLVPGQSPSSIYRIDRYRTLNVTADVEKSNTNMTVLQADLKTYLDELMVQYPGVDYSLEGEAKEQRESFGSLAWGLVFVFFIIYALLAIPFKSYMQPLIVMSVIPFGMIGAVMGHWVMGMELTIMSLLGMLALIGVVVNDSLVLVDFINKKREEGGDLLETVKMAGAARFRPVMLTSLTTFIGLMPLLFEKATQAQFLIPMAVSLGFGIIFATLITLLLVPVNYLLMERFQGWFK, from the coding sequence ATGATAGCTTGGTTTACAAAGAATCATGTTGCAGCAAACTTATTGCTGATCAGCATTTTATTAGCGGGGCTATTTAGCGTTTCGACGCAAATACCACTTGAAGTGTTCCCATCATTTGAAGCAGACCGCATTAGTGTTAGCGTGACCCTACGTGGCTCAACACCTGAAGATGTTGAAAAAGGTGTCGCTATCCGTATTGAAGAAGCGGTGCAAGATCTCGAAGGCATAAAGCGTATTACTAGCCGCTCATCAGAAGGGTCTGCCTCGGTATCAATTGAAGTCGATACTGGCTATGACCCACGGGAGCTATTAGCCGATATTAAAAGTCGGGTTGATGCCATTAACACGTTTCCGGTCGATGCCGAAAAACCAGTTGTTGCCCTCGCGCAGCGTACCCGTGAAGTAATAGCGGTAACTGTGTCGAGTGAATATGGCGAAAAAGAAACCCTAGAATATGCCGAGCATGTACGTGATGACTTATTACGCTTGCCAGAAATCACTCAGGTAGAGCTAAGTGGGGTGCGTGATTACGAAATTGCCATTGAAGTAAGCCAAGATACATTACGCCAATACGATTTACGCTTATCGGACATTTCTTCAGCAATTAGTAATTCAAGTACCGATGTTTCAGCGGGTAACTTAAAAACAGAAGGGGGTGATGTACTCATTCGTTCAAAAGGCCAAGCCTATCGTAAAGATGAGTTTGCCCAAGTTGTGGTGAAGTACCAAGCTGATGGTACCATTATTCGCTTAGGCGACATTGCCCGTATTACCGATGACTTCGAAGAAACCCCAGTTCGTACTCGCTTTAATGGTAAGCAAGCGGCGTTTATTGATGTGTATCGCATTGGTCCACAAAGTGCGATTGAAGTTGCTGATGCAGTAAAAAATTACATTACCGAGCATCAAAGCCAGCTGCCTGAAGGGTTTGAGTTAAGCTTTTGGGATGACGACTCTGAAATCGTGAAAAGCCGTATTGCGACGCTAACAACCAATGCTATTCAAGGTGGTATTTTAGTTCTTGCATTACTTACCTTGTTCTTGCGTCCTGCTATTGCGTTTTGGGTGTTTATTGGTATTCCTGTGTCATTCATGGGGGCGTTTTTAGCCATGCCGATTTTTGGTATTACGCTTAATGTAATGAGTTTATTTGGCTTTATTTTGGTACTCGGTATTGTTGTTGATGATGCCATTGTGACCGGTGAAAACGTCTACACCCACCTAAAAACAGCCGAAAGTGGTGAACAAGCTGCTATTCGTGGTACGCAAGAGGTGGCAACTCCCGTTACCTTTGGTGTACTTACAACGGTTGCCGCATTTTTACCATTAGCTTTTATCGAAGGTAACCGTGGTGCCTTATTTGCGCAAATTCCTGTTGTCGTTATTCCAGTATTACTGTTCTCTTTAATTGAGTCTAAATTTGTTCTGCCGGCTCACTTAAAGTACTTAAAACTACGTAGTGAAAAAGCAAATCCGTCAAAACTGCAGCAGTTTCAGCAGCGTTTTGCCGATGGCTTTGAACACGCCATTATGAAGTACTATCAGCCGCTACTAAATGTTGCGTTAAAGAATAAATTAGCAACGGTCAGCTTGTTCGTCGGTATTTTCTTTATCATTTTGACCCTGATCACCAGTGGTTGGACGAAGTTTATATTCTTCCCGCGTATTCCAAGTGAAACCGTTCGCGCAGAGCTAACATTCCCTGCTGGAACACCGTTTGAAGTGACCAACAAATACATCATCGATATGTCAGATAAGGCCAAAGAGCTACAAGACAAGTATCGTGATGAAGATGGCCAAAGCGTGATTTTAAATATTTTGGCAACCACGGGTGGCCGAGGTGGTTCGTCAAATACAGGTAGTGTGCGTTTTGAAATTACACCAGCCGAAAAACGTGAATCAGATATTGGCTCTCGAGAGCTTGCCAGTGAATGGCGTGACCTTATTGGTATTATACCTGGGGCTGAGAGTGTAACTTTCCGTGCTGAATTTGGTCGCAGTTCAGATCCTATTGATGTACAGCTAAGTGGCAGCTCAATCGACACCCTTGAAGCTGTGGCAGAAAAAGTTAAAGAGCGTTTAGCGACTTACCCAACTGTGTATGAAATTGCCGATAGCATGTCAGATGGTAAAGACGAGCTGCAAATTGAGCTAACAGAGCAAGGTTTAGCGCTTGGTTTAAACCGTGTTGATGTATCGCAGCAAGTGCGTAATTCGTTCTTTGGTGCGCAAGTTCAACGTATTCAACGTGGTCGCGACGATGTACGTGTAATGGTGCGTTTGCCAATTGAAGAGCGTCGCTCAGTTGCTGATTTAACCGATATTTTAATTAAAACACCAACGGGTGGCACAGTGCCATTGTCGCATGTGGCGACCTTAGTGCCGGGGCAAAGTCCATCGTCTATTTATCGTATTGATCGCTATCGCACGTTGAATGTGACAGCTGATGTCGAAAAATCAAATACTAACATGACGGTGCTGCAAGCAGACTTAAAAACCTACTTAGATGAGCTAATGGTGCAATACCCAGGTGTTGATTACTCGCTCGAAGGTGAAGCCAAAGAGCAGCGAGAATCATTTGGTTCACTCGCTTGGGGCCTCGTGTTTGTATTCTTTATTATTTATGCGTTATTAGCGATACCGTTTAAATCATATATGCAGCCATTAATTGTGATGAGTGTTATTCCGTTTGGCATGATTGGAGCGGTAATGGGTCACTGGGTAATGGGCATGGAGTTAACCATTATGAGCCTACTTGGCATGCTAGCCTTGATAGGTGTTGTAGTGAATGACTCACTAGTATTGGTCGATTTTATCAATAAGAAGCGTGAAGAGGGCGGCGATTTACTTGAAACTGTGAAAATGGCAGGTGCGGCTCGTTTTCGCCCAGTAATGCTAACCAGTTTAACCACCTTTATTGGTTTAATGCCGTTGTTATTTGAAAAAGCAACGCAAGCACAATTCCTTATTCCAATGGCTGTAAGCCTTGGCTTTGGAATCATCTTCGCAACGCTTATCACCTTACTATTAGTGCCAGTTAATTACCTATTAATGGAGCGCTTTCAGGGATGGTTTAAATAA
- a CDS encoding UPF0149 family protein: MSTLPDYQQAQLLLEKNEIFVAPAEAHGVISGLLACGINIEADEYLGLLSDVFNDGLAFNKDLKAFFADVYSQVVASFSDEEFQFDLFLPSDDETLIDLANGLVSWVSGFMLGFGLKQKDYGKLSADVKEVISDFSEITRLDTLFEETEEDSQALHEVIEYVRVSALLCFAELGKEPADKNPKKTLH; this comes from the coding sequence ATGAGCACGTTACCTGATTACCAACAAGCCCAATTGTTATTAGAAAAGAATGAAATTTTTGTCGCACCAGCCGAAGCTCATGGTGTGATCAGTGGTTTATTAGCCTGTGGCATCAATATCGAAGCCGACGAATACTTAGGTTTATTAAGTGATGTATTCAACGATGGCTTAGCCTTCAATAAAGATTTAAAAGCATTTTTTGCTGATGTGTATTCTCAGGTTGTTGCCAGCTTTAGCGATGAAGAGTTTCAATTTGACCTATTCCTACCAAGTGACGACGAAACACTGATCGATTTAGCTAATGGCTTAGTATCTTGGGTATCGGGTTTTATGCTTGGTTTTGGTTTAAAACAAAAAGATTACGGCAAGTTATCTGCTGATGTGAAAGAAGTGATCAGCGATTTTAGTGAAATTACCCGCCTAGACACTCTATTTGAAGAGACCGAAGAAGACAGCCAAGCACTGCACGAAGTGATTGAGTATGTGCGTGTTTCTGCGCTGCTATGTTTTGCTGAGCTAGGTAAAGAGCCCGCAGATAAAAACCCTAAGAAGACCCTTCACTAA
- the pepP gene encoding Xaa-Pro aminopeptidase, with protein sequence MSSIAIDKAEFKARRERLLAMMDKNSVAIIPAAGEVTRSRDTEYAFRQDSDFFYLTGFNEPDAVLVLCPSSDTPSTLICRNKDKLAEIWHGRRIGFEKAKSEYLFDATCPLSELDEQLLDLVNGQQILFYAQGTYANFDAKIWDLLSTLRGAPKKGYKAPHTIKDIRGLVHEMRLFKSDAELNIMRTACEISAQGHIRAMQFAKPGATEYQLEAELHHHYAMNGARHPAYGTIVGSGDNANILHYTQNDAELKDGDLVLIDSGCELEGYAADITRTFPINGKFSEPQAALYNIVLAAQEAAFSQVKPGGSLSKANELASTVLTQGLIDLGILTGELDELIANQACKAFYMHGLGHWLGLDVHDVGEYKLDEKERVFEPGMVLTIEPGLYISEDAKVPEQYKGIGIRIEDNLLVTEDGHENLTISVPKTIRDIEAVMQANKG encoded by the coding sequence ATGTCGTCTATTGCAATCGATAAAGCTGAATTTAAAGCCCGTCGCGAGCGCTTGCTTGCGATGATGGATAAAAACAGTGTCGCTATTATTCCTGCGGCAGGAGAAGTAACACGTAGCCGTGATACTGAATATGCATTTCGCCAAGACAGTGACTTTTTCTACCTAACAGGCTTTAACGAACCGGATGCGGTTTTAGTGCTTTGCCCGTCGAGCGATACACCAAGTACCCTAATTTGCCGTAACAAAGACAAACTAGCTGAAATTTGGCATGGCCGTAGAATTGGCTTCGAAAAAGCTAAATCTGAGTACTTATTCGACGCAACTTGCCCACTTAGTGAACTAGATGAACAATTATTAGATTTGGTGAACGGCCAGCAGATTTTATTTTATGCACAAGGCACTTACGCAAATTTTGATGCAAAAATTTGGGATTTATTAAGCACACTTCGCGGCGCACCTAAAAAAGGCTATAAAGCCCCACATACCATTAAAGATATTCGTGGTTTAGTGCATGAGATGCGTTTGTTTAAATCTGACGCAGAATTAAACATTATGCGTACAGCGTGCGAAATTAGTGCACAAGGCCATATTCGCGCTATGCAGTTTGCCAAACCTGGTGCAACTGAATACCAATTAGAAGCTGAGCTTCATCATCATTATGCAATGAATGGTGCTCGTCATCCTGCTTATGGCACGATAGTCGGCAGTGGCGATAACGCCAATATTTTGCACTACACACAAAATGATGCTGAGCTAAAAGATGGCGATTTAGTATTAATTGATTCTGGCTGTGAACTTGAAGGGTATGCGGCAGATATCACACGTACTTTCCCAATCAATGGCAAGTTTAGCGAACCACAAGCGGCGCTTTACAACATTGTATTAGCAGCTCAAGAAGCTGCATTTAGCCAAGTAAAGCCGGGCGGTAGTTTATCGAAAGCCAATGAATTAGCCTCAACAGTATTAACGCAAGGGCTGATTGATTTAGGTATTTTAACCGGCGAGCTTGATGAGCTAATAGCAAACCAAGCCTGCAAAGCATTTTACATGCATGGCCTTGGTCACTGGCTAGGGTTAGACGTACACGATGTTGGCGAATATAAGCTTGATGAAAAAGAGCGCGTATTTGAGCCAGGCATGGTGCTCACCATCGAGCCTGGTTTATATATTAGCGAAGATGCAAAAGTACCAGAGCAATATAAAGGCATTGGTATTCGTATTGAAGATAACTTACTTGTCACTGAAGATGGCCATGAAAACCTGACTATTTCGGTTCCTAAAACCATTCGTGACATTGAAGCAGTGATGCAAGCAAACAAAGGCTAG